The Alteromonas macleodii ATCC 27126 genome segment CACAGCATCATGGTGTGATATTCCCCCTTAAGGAGGGCGCAATAATCTACCGCCAGCTGTTGGGCGATATCACGGCTTAAGCTACCTTCTCCGAACTTCTCTATGACATCACTCAATGTAGATAGGGAAGCTTCGGGGCCAGCCTGATAAAAAAGTGTTGCCACATGAGGGCTATTTACCGCTTCAGCTATAATTACTCGAAAGATAGCAATGGCTTCAGGATCTTGTAATAGTCGCACAAACTGACAGCCAACTTTTCGTAAACATTCTAATAGTGAGAGTGAGCCTGAAGTGGCGTCGATAAGTTGCTGGGTGTCGAGTTGGTATGATCTGCATTTCGATGAGATTGCTGCTTTAAAGAGAGCATCTTTTCCTTCGAAATGAGAATAGACCGTTTGTTTAGACACACCTGAGGCTTTAGCCACAGTGTCCATAGATGTGTTGGCAAAGCCCTCTTTTAAGAACAGGCAAGACGCTGCATGCAATATAAGATGGTATTTCTCTTCGCTCTTAGGTCGGCCTTGCTTTCGAGTGGTAGCCACGTTCG includes the following:
- a CDS encoding TetR/AcrR family transcriptional regulator encodes the protein MATTRKQGRPKSEEKYHLILHAASCLFLKEGFANTSMDTVAKASGVSKQTVYSHFEGKDALFKAAISSKCRSYQLDTQQLIDATSGSLSLLECLRKVGCQFVRLLQDPEAIAIFRVIIAEAVNSPHVATLFYQAGPEASLSTLSDVIEKFGEGSLSRDIAQQLAVDYCALLKGEYHTMMLCGIQSPLQDEAITAHVNSAAEKILLLFTHYTQQRN